AGTTCAGTAAAGATAGTGCCCTTGAATGTGTCTGAAACCCTACTATGGTCCtatttttcagtctgaaatgGCATTGGTACAAGACTTGGGCATTTCTCCTGAAAACATTATATATACAAATCCTTGTAAGCAAGCTTCTCAGATAAAATATGCAGCAAAAGCTGGGATAAACATCATGACCTGCGACAATGATATTGAGCTGAAGAAAATTGCACGTAGCCATCCAAATGCTAAGTAAGTGTtgattttgtggtttttttggtttttacaTGCTAGGAATTTGGCCGTAATCCTGGGTTTGAGTTGCAAGAGCTGCTGCTTTAATATAATTCACTtgtatctatttttcttttcttgcttcttttgaaGGTAGTTTTTGTGCAAGATTTTTCCTATCTGGGTCTCAGCTTCCCCATAGGATATTAAGCCCCCTTTTTGGAGGGAAGTCTTGTCTTTTTGGCTTGGCAGGGTAGGTCTTGATACATAGACCTAAAGGTTTTGGTGGCTAGCTTTCAAAATTCTGTCACCTTGTCATCTCCAAGTACATCTTCATTCTGCTTTTTGTGACCTCAGTATTTTCTTTCACGATATtcggttttgattttttttaatggcttcagCCAAAGTCTGGGCAGAAATTACTAGCAGATGAGCACATATGTTGGGTCCCATCTAGGGCTTGAATGTGCTGTGCTGGTTTGAGGTGTGCCTACAGGTATTTTCCCATTTACAAAACAGTGAGGAACTTGACGCTAGATCCTTTTTGAGTCAGTTTGGTGTTGGCCCAGACACTTTCTGTAGGGAAATAACTAAAGCTGATGCGTTAGCTGTTAAATATAAGAATTCTATTGCTACCAATTGTATCTGTACAGGATGGTGGCTATTTTAGATTAATAGGCACACTTCATTAAGCATCGTCTTCCTCATATATGAAGACTTTGTGGGCCATATCTCTAAGAAATGCTGGAGTCAGTGTCTGAAGTAAATGTTAAGTGCTTGCTGGTGACTACCGAAGTGTAGCTTCCATGCAGACTTTCTCAGGGTGCCCTGAGAAATGAATTGCTTGACATCCTTACCAAAGCCCTTGGTTCTAGACAGTGCTTGTCAAAGCATCATTATCTTCTCAGAGATGTAGCCATAGTTACAGAACTGGGAAGACTCTACAAAATTGAATATTTGAGGAGACTGCTTATCCCACCTCACTATCTTTAAGACTACCTCAGGATATCACACTGCTGTTACAAATGATTATGCTTCATCCTCCTTGAACCCTGTCAGTGCTTTGCATACTGGAGAGTGGCTTCCTGTGCAAAGAATGTAATCCATGATAAGTTTTGTGTATAATGTTGGCCTTGACACACCCACGCATTTGAATGCCTCAGCAAAACTAAAACAGTCTTAAGTCACTAGTGATTTATGAGCTAATTAACTGCATCATCGGAACAGATATGTGGACAGTTAAAATTACACAGGTGCTAGCTGACTTTGGCCAAGTTGTTGACCAAGTGAAACATGCTTAGTACTCTGCAGGAATATGCAGAACTGGTTGTGGGGGTTCTTCTGGAAAGCAGCAGTTTGCTTATACAGCTCTTCTGATCAGACAAGTGAGCAGTATAACTACAGgttgcctttttctgtgctctgCTCCATCCATTGTTTGCTTGTTGAGGTGACCTTTGTCTGGAGTGAGGACTATTCAGATACCTGTGATGGATCTCAAAtatcttttgactttttttagtAAAGACTTAGTTTTTCAGATTGTGCATCCTAGATATTCATGGCTGCCAAGTAGAGACTATTTTCCCAGTTTCAGACTTCCTTGACTGAATTATTTCCTAGCATGAGGAGCTTTACAAAAATCATCTTAATTCAGGAAGACAGGAGTGAGAGCCAGTGTTTTGTGGAGTGTCCCTTTAATGTGGGTGATAAGAGTGGAAAAGCACTGTCTGAGATACCCAGATAGCCACTTGACCGAAGACAGCTGGGCTATGAGCAGTCTGAAGGATCTGTCtgacagcagaagcagcagaaataatgcaaaagACAACATGCCCTCTTCTATTTTGGTCTCTTTCTTTCAGTAAGATGACTTATTTGGAAAACTAGCTTTTGTGCTGATTATTTCCTTGAAGGTAACAGCCTTTTAGAAGGTGTTCTCTTGCTCTGCATGTTAAGATGGAGAAGTTAGGATGCAGGTTTTTCTTGAACCAGAAAAACTTTAATAAAGCAAGGAAACAGAATGCAGGAGTTGCATAAgctagagaaaaacaaaacaaactgctttTACTTTAAGGATCACAGTTTAATGCTTGAAAAAGTTCCTAATTACAAAGGACAAGAAATTAAACTTTTGTAAAGGAAGTGCACTTTGACATCTAAATTTTCTAGGAGAGCTGGAGATCAGGTTTCTATTCTATAAAGATTTGTTTGCTTGTGGGTTTATTATGTTCTCATTCAGGTCACTAAAACTTTGATTTGATACTGAAATAACAGCTatagtgtttcttctttttctctatctCTTGGCATAGTTTCAAAAAGTCAAAGCCTTTATATAGCCTTGTTCTTACTACTTGTGATAGTTACAGCTAGGTTGTCTTGTGAATGAAACTAATTGTGCTTTAGCAGATGAAATCCTGCTTGGGAAGCTGTAGTTCTGCTACTCCTAGTTTTCTCAGATTTTTCATAACATTCTGCACTAAACTCACTATTGGATGGGTCTCTAGTATTCTAGAATAGATGTTTATATCTTTGGAAGTTTTAATAACTTGAATGATTCTAAACTTTTTAGAAAAGGGGGAGATATGAGGAAAGTAGTACTTAAagcttcacttttttcttttttttttttttctttcttaaatgatTTGCCTGGAAAAATCAAAAGGTAAGGATGAAGCTCAGGGGTGTCTTACTCTCCAATAGAAGAGCAGTTGCTTATAAAgatgaatgctttttaaaaaacaaaaaaaacccctaaataCCAAACACACCAAATGCACAAATTGTCTGCTATTCCTGCTGATTGAGACCAAGAAGAATCATACTAGATGGTTTCCAGAAATTGGAATAACATTGCTTATACAGTGGTTTCCACTAGATAAATCTCAATTTATAATGCTGATATGAAAACTCatcaataaaatttaaaataagatgTCTTTAAGTATTATTGTCTAGTCTGAGGTTATAGACAACAGTACTGTGGTTTtgaattttaagtgttttaaacAATCTAACTTTTAGGACTTGTGTGTTGGTATATCTagtattttttccaaatgctttaCAAAATACTGTTTGACTACAAACTTTTTAGGAGGTGTCTGTACTAGTAGAAAGCCAGGAGATTAGAGACCAGTCTGAGTTTCTCAAGTGGTATAAATTAGAATTGACAAGGATTGCCAAATAACACATGTGAGACAATTTAAGATCTTTGCTcattacaaaatatctttctgaaGACATCCTGAGACATTCAGAAGAGACTTTTAGAAGTCATATGGTAGCTGTTAGGCCATTGCATTTTGTAGTGGGTAAGCTTCATTTGTTGCATATCAAAGTCCTTCATTTTCAGGTGCAGAGCTTTTGCCACTTATGCTCTCCATCTCAGTTAATTGTAATGTGCTATACATAGTCTGTTATATATCATGATACAACTTTCATTTAGTGAACCATGTGGCTAATTAAAGGATCTTTATTGTGGTTGGGAGGAAAGGGAAGCTAGTGACTTTTCTTAGGGGACAGCAGTTCCTATCTGTGGTTTTGGGGGCGAGGGGTATACTCCTAGAGGCTTTTGAGCATGTCCTTGCCATACACTCAAGTCTTACTTTAGTGTAAGAAACTGTAAACTGACAGTCCTGTTTGCCAGACCTGCAATTAGGCTTTCccctgagggagggagggagttaTCTCACTGCATGATAAAACTGTAAGAGCTAGTATTCCTTGCACTTCCTTTCCAAGTGTcctgaaagaaggaagagagaatgaATGGACCCTACCCATCCCTGTGAACAGCTGAGAGGGGAGGTAGAAGGATGTGGCCAGGGTATACTTTGCGTCAAATTCATATTTTCCAGATGTTGTGTTTAACCAAATCTGGTACGTGACTGAAGGGGAATCTCTGTATTCTCTTCCTCTCAGTTACAAAGGAGGACAGATGGGAGAAGCATATTGATGGACATTAATGGTTTTATGAGAAAGTATACTTTATTAGAAGGTAACATTCTCTTCTATTACAGCACTCAACAGACTCTTGCTGCTACAAAAGAGTCTTAGTTGCTGCATTTCGAAATCCCTTATCCTTGTTGGCTCCATGTTTTAGCCCCTAATTGCTAGTTTTTTCTCTGTACAGGATTGTTTTTATTAGGTTCACTTGACTCGTCCATCGATGGAGCTGGAGTACTGACAACATAATCAACATACTTCTGACAGTCTTCAAGCTTCACATGTGCTGATGATGTAAACCAACTGCCCCAATCATCTTCCCCTTCTCTTAGGCTCTTACTGCACATTGCCACAGAAGACATTACTGCTGATGAGGAGATGAATATGAAGTTTGGTACCACCCTGAAGAACTGTAGGCACCTCATGGAATGTGCTAAGGAGTTTGGAATCCAAATAGCTGGTGTTAAGTGAGTAACGTTATTGTTCTGTCCTGGCTGAAATGATTGTATGATGTGCTCAAGACTTAGAACCACAGCAcaacttttctatttttcttaacaggagttaagaaaatattttagatcaTATCAGTTTTTGCTTCAAGCAAAACACTAGTAGGCAAGCAAATAGTAGTATGCAACATAGTAATTACTGGCATTAAAGCAATTAGAAAGAGTATCAATCTTTCcatcctggaaaaagaaaagttaagcaTAGCTATTTTCTGGCTATGCTTTTGAACTTCCCTGATAACTGGGCTTGTAGTTTTCCAGCAATAAACAGGTGACCAAATCAGATGCTAGTAAAACATTGGACAGATGTTGAACAAGACAAACATGGGGTTCAATTTTCTCAGAATAAAGTCTTGTCACTCATTGATCATATTTAGAGGCAGtattcagaaggcttttgactTGCAGATGGCAAAATTAATTCTAGTGTTCCGAGAGCTTCCAAACTGGtatttttaatttgaagttaGATATACAAAAGTCTTATTGTATGGAGCAAAATGCATGCAGAAGTCTTGGTTCTGTCTGCTTTCAAATACTAACATATGATATCTCATGAATGTTTTAAGAAAGCaatcaaacaagaaaaacaagggTGGGTCCTCTcagaaaaacagactaaaaagAAATGTGTAAAATGAAGATCAAATTTTGAGGATTTAAAACAATTGTATTTGAACATAAATCTGTTTGAAATTGGTACATTAAATTAAAGACTAAAAGTACTATAGTCATTACAAATGCATTCAAAAATTCCGTGATACTACTAAGAAATACTTCTTTCATATTCTGTGTCTGAACTAACTCTAACCAATAGCacattgtttttgtcattttaaacttCAAACTTGGGTACATGCAGTtaagtttaaaaagtaaatgtagCTCGTAAGCTTTGCCTCAAAATGGCATTCCTTCAAGTGAATAAACATAGATTAGACAGTTCAGTGGCTCAGTTGGCTATGGTGTATCCAGAACCAGCAGACCCTGCCAGTCTTTAGGAAGTCAATGGGAATGTCAATGCTTATTTTAGTACCTCAGTCACTACAAGTATTCTGGCACTATTTAAACTTGGGCAAGGGGCCGGAGGGGATTCAGGCTGTTGTGAGAGACAACACTGCTTTGCTAGCCTGCCTGTTCTTGCTGTGAAACCGAAACCTGGCTTGGTGGGTGAAGAGGCTTCGGAAAAGGGTGGTAGTGGGACAAGCCACTTGCCCAAATGTTGGAGTGAGTAGATAGCATGTACAGTACAGCCCTAGCTTGGGCGAGAGCTGGATGGCCCAGGGGAGGGGATGCACAGGCAATGCAATgcaaagatatagtaaaacagggATGACTTTAATGCATGCCAAAGCTAACAGTACCTGTATAAAGAAAACTTCAGCTACTTTGATATTGGAAGACTGAAAGGTTAAGTAAATTTGTTATCATTAAAGACTAGGATATTGCAGGCTGCTCTTAGCATTAAAAGCAAGACAGGCCTCATGCAGACAGATGCAATGGAGTAGAAGGCAATCATCATCTGAGCAGTGTTCTTTATACAGTTAGTGTATATTATGGAAGAAATTCTTTTGCCACTTGGGAATAAACTGCTTTCCTAGCTATTATGGATAGAGAAACAGTTTGCTTGATCTGAAAGCTGTGAGGTTCTGTGTATTAACCGCATCTTTATCTCTTTCAGATTTCATGTTTCAAGCACTTGCAAGGAACTGCAAACATACATTCATGCTATATCTGATGCTCGGTGTGTGTTTGACATGGCTGTAAGtagataaatatatatgtgtaagCGCTTCAGTAGAGGATCTGTTCTATTCTAATCATACTGGCAAACCAAGtacattatttctaaaataagTTGTATTGGTATAGGAAACAGAACTTAGAGTAAGTGGCTGAATACTCCTTGTGACATGTGGTAGAGGCAGAACAAAGTTTATAATCCTAGTTCTgggcaaaaataaatacaaacaagTTGACAGAAAGAAGTTAATAGTGTCCCACTGACAGGCAGTAGCTTAGTATGCAAATAGTTATAAAGCAATAAACTTTCAGGCACTATAGGGAAAAAGCGTTGATATTATCAAATAGAAAAGACTTGCCAAGATGACCTACTTCCAATGAAGAACAGAACTAAACAATTTAACAGCTGTTACTTAGTATtcactttcaaatgaaaatttagTTTTTTCACTTTCGTTAAAACCTTTTTGAAATTCACGTCTCCATCCTAGAAACATACAGCTTTAAGTTGCACTAAAATGTTAAGTATTTGTATCTTGGCATTTATGGTAATAGAAATATTATCTTGAAACATGTGACTTGGGTTATTTCTTATAATGCTTAGATAGTAAATGTTTCACATTTCATTGGGAATCAAGATTTGGGTAAAGTGGAATGGATTTGTTGGGTACTTCAGATGACTCATTTAAATATGTATGGCATGTTCTATATGTTTTTCCCATATCACAAAATCCAAAAATCCTTGATCTGAAAACATCTCATCAGATAAAATGAGAAGCCTGTAAATCAAGTACAGAAGAAATCATGTAATCTCCTTACTCTCATAACTGCAGTTTGTGCATTAGCTATGACTGGTTACACATGAGCAACATAACTGAAGTTCTCACTGATCTTTGTGCAAATTGCATTCTAGCAGCCTTCTGTTACATAAGTGCTATCTAAAAGACCTGCTTTATACATATTTGTAAATTCCAAACACTTTCTTTTGTTACAATGCACCACCCTAGTTAGCAAATATTGCCTGGATATAACAAATACCACAAGATGAGAGTTGAGATTGCAGTAGGACTTTTACTGCAGACTTGTATAACTGGCCTCTGATATCCCAATACTACTACTACTAGGTTTAATGCAGGGATTCTAATTTTTACTGTGATGTAACCCCCTCACTAGACTATCCTTTGCTAAATATTTACAGAAGTGTAAGTATATAGAAAATGACCACAGTAAGgagcaacaaaaatatttaccgTTGCACTTGTATCTGTACTGAAGTTCTGCTTGTGTATTTTAGGAAGAATTTGGCTTTAAGATGCACATATTGGATATTGGTGGGGGCTTCACGGGTTCCGAACTTCAGCTGGAAGAGGTATCTTAAACACTCAACTTCACAAATAGTTTCAAACTTTCAATTCCAACTAACATTGATGAAACCTGTTTTAAATTCTATGATGATAGACTGCAAATCCATCAGATCCAAATAATTGGTTTTATATTCTCCATCATGGGTAGCAATGACCTCTTGGAGGTgattgttatttctttttcatcttgtTCATATTGGATGAATGTTGACTTAAGTTACGGTCACAGGCTAAATTACTACTGTTAAGGTGGCTTAAGCTAATAATTTTTTTGCAATTGACTTATGTGCTCTACTGCATGGTTTGGGCTATGATTCATTAGTGTGCTTTGGTTCATAAACCATACTGTTACTGTACTGGACAACTTGGTACTCTAGAACTGAAGACAAAAAGCTTTGCCCTTATCTCTACTTTGGTTAGCCTTAAAGAAAACTTTTATGATTGATTTGGTATAAACTATGTTTAGTATGCAGTAGTACATAATAGTTTAAATAGGTTATTCTGTTTTATGTTGTCTTTAAGACAAACTCCCCAAAGGTAGAACAGTCAACTGATTCAACAAAATTAATAACAATTAAAACCAGTTTCTGTTAGTTTGTTCTAACTGTTGCTTGTCTAAATTACTTGTTAACCTTGAAGCAAGTATTCGGTGCAAGATTTGGGAAATTCAGTGATAATCAATACGAAATAATCCACTCTTTCCAGTTTGAAAGTATTCAGAACTGATCACATAACAAGCCTTTTCCTTGATCTTGTGGATTGATACATAATTTTACATCATATACTGTGCTGTAAAAACTTGGAAATTACTTGCCTAATTTATCAGTCTAATCTGATTTCCATTTTGTAGGTTAATCATGTCATCAGGCCACTGCTAGATGTCTACTTTCCTAAGGAATCTGGTGTTAATGTGATTGCAGAGCCTGGATGTTACTATGTTTCATCTGCATTTACCCTAGCAGTTAACATCATTGCAAAGAAAACTGTTCAGTATGATAAACTTCTTCCTTCTGGAGGTAAGCACTGTATGTACCTTTTACATGTTATGAATCAGTGCGGATAAGTGCCCACTCATTTTAGTCAGGACAGACTGATTTGCCTTTGTATACATTTAATATGTACCCTATGCTTGAGTTGTAATCCACCTTTTGGATTCTGACCATGCATTTTGTGTATCTTATTTTCTCCTTGTTACGATTGTTTGGCATTTCTTGTTTCCTTATTAGGCTTGACTTCTCAATGACTTATTGCAAGCAGTAACTGAGTGGTTTACAGGAAGTTTCTTAGAAGGATCTATATTGAAGAGTGTGGAACAACATAACAGGGCTAGTCTGTCTGCTAAAGCAGACACTGGATTTATACTCTTAATAATGATTGCtactgaaaatgttaatttattaAACCTTTGCATTTAATGATGCATCTAAATTAATAATCTGGTCTCATACTTGATTACTCAGCTCATAATTTCAGTATATATGGCACCTCCTTTTCAGGAGGAAGCTGTTGACTTAAGTTAGAAGATTGCAAAAGGAATGCttgcttactttaaaaaaaaaaaaaaaaaaaaaaaaaaaaaaaaaaaaaaaaaaagcaagacacctttctctttccttccagtaGAGCAAACCAGGAATGATGATGAACCAGTATTTACCTATTACATAAATGATGGTGTTTATGGTTCTTTTTCAAGTAAATTGTCTGAGAAACTGAATACTATTCCAGAGGTTCACAAGGTGAGTCCTTCTGTATTTATCAGAGATAAGCTAAACAGTTATCCTTAtgtatatttgaaatttttttaataaacaaatgtCTGAATTATCTGGATCATTTCCATGTAGAAATACAAGGATGATGAGCCTCTGTTCACAAGCAGCCTTTGGGGTCCATCCTGTGATGAGCTTGATCAAATTGTGGAAAACTGTCGTCTTCCCGAGTTGAGCGTTGGAGATTGGCTGATCTTTGATAATATGGGTTCTGGTACCTTAGGTGAACAGTCTACCTTTAATGACTATCAGAGGCCGCTGATTTACTACATGATGTCTTTCAGTGACTGGTAAGAAAATTGTATTAATAGTTGTAAGATTGTTTTTACTCTCTTCAAGAATGCACATACAgccaaatgtaaataaaatttgaTACAAATACAAGAAGACacagatgtttcattttaaaacgAATGCTGGGCAGAAgagctttgggggttttttgttttgttgttactATGCTGTCTGACTTCACTAAGATTAAAATGAGAACTGTGATAGACTGTCTATTTTAGGGCTgacagaaaaaagcaaagttcCTAATGTGGACTGAGTTTAGTGGTACTTGTTCCTGAGTTGTACCGTTCTACTACTTGATATTGACTGAGGTTTCCTAATATTAGTAATTGTAACTTGCATACAATATTGGCATCATAGTTGCAGGCAGGAAAGGTAGTTACACTGTTGCAGTGCTGGCAACAGTTGTTTTAATAAAGTAGCAGGGGCCCTAAGCCTCCACTGATGGAGAGTCCCAGCCTTTTCTGTGTCTGTCAAGTATGGGAACAGGTGATTTTCCTGTGGTGTGAGACTAAGACCACCCTATCGTATGGGGCAGTAGACTTCAAATGCTAAATTCAGTGCTGGTTTCTGATGTTAAATTATGTATGAggacttttttcctcttgattaTAACTCTTGCTCTTTTTGCTGTAGGGATGAGATGCAAGATGCTGGAATTACTTCAGACACATTGATGAAGAATTTCTTCTTTGTGCCTTCTTGCATTCAGCTGAGCTCAGAAGACCGCTTTTCCACTGCAGCTTAAACAGGCATTAACGCTTCATTTAGACCTGAAGTTGCAAGTCTGTAGTTTGTCTGGTCAACATTCCAGCGTGGAAGAAATGGAACAATCTTGAATTCAATTCATTCTCttcaaaacttgaaaaaataGTAATAGCTAATTGGGACCAGGCAAAACCAGCTACAGCTACA
This Dromaius novaehollandiae isolate bDroNov1 chromosome 2, bDroNov1.hap1, whole genome shotgun sequence DNA region includes the following protein-coding sequences:
- the AZIN1 gene encoding antizyme inhibitor 1 isoform X1, with the translated sequence MKGFLEDANYSVGLLDEGATLADVIDNCIYEHTHTGRRAFYVGDLGKLVKKNIQWQNVMAPIKPFYPVKCNSTPGVLEILGTLGIGFACSNKSEMALVQDLGISPENIIYTNPCKQASQIKYAAKAGINIMTCDNDIELKKIARSHPNAKLLLHIATEDITADEEMNMKFGTTLKNCRHLMECAKEFGIQIAGVKFHVSSTCKELQTYIHAISDARCVFDMAEEFGFKMHILDIGGGFTGSELQLEEVNHVIRPLLDVYFPKESGVNVIAEPGCYYVSSAFTLAVNIIAKKTVQYDKLLPSGVEQTRNDDEPVFTYYINDGVYGSFSSKLSEKLNTIPEVHKKYKDDEPLFTSSLWGPSCDELDQIVENCRLPELSVGDWLIFDNMGSGTLGEQSTFNDYQRPLIYYMMSFSDWDEMQDAGITSDTLMKNFFFVPSCIQLSSEDRFSTAA
- the AZIN1 gene encoding antizyme inhibitor 1 isoform X2, yielding MKGFLEDANYSVGLLDEGATLADVIDNCIYEHTHTGRRAFYVGDLGKLVKKNIQWQNVMAPIKPFYPVKCNSTPGVLEILGTLGIGFACSNKSEMALVQDLGISPENIIYTNPCKQASQIKYAAKAGINIMTCDNDIELKKIARSHPNAKLLLHIATEDITADEEMNMKFGTTLKNCRHLMECAKEFGIQIAGVKFHVSSTCKELQTYIHAISDARCVFDMAEEFGFKMHILDIGGGFTGSELQLEEVNHVIRPLLDVYFPKESGVNVIAEPGCYYVSSAFTLAVNIIAKKTVQYDKLLPSGEQTRNDDEPVFTYYINDGVYGSFSSKLSEKLNTIPEVHKKYKDDEPLFTSSLWGPSCDELDQIVENCRLPELSVGDWLIFDNMGSGTLGEQSTFNDYQRPLIYYMMSFSDWDEMQDAGITSDTLMKNFFFVPSCIQLSSEDRFSTAA